In a single window of the Pelagibacterium sp. 26DY04 genome:
- a CDS encoding type II and III secretion system protein family protein — translation MPLRPKLSRFARLDVLAVVLGAALAVFALIAPALAATSPHLRIAQSEIGRTQYIEIGVNKSIIIDLPAEAGEVIISQPSVANAIMRTKTRAVIQGIAAGETNIFFLDPSGAGIAVIEISVAQDSSGLAATINRLLPGARVQVQSFANSVILSGDVQSGDDMEKAVAIAAQYVGGEANVTSVINVAGGQQVALKVVVAEIKRDAAQALGINLSGSLSVGAVDLDLNSSPPVGDTAGAYTGAFSQGGFSLNASLQALQSQNALRMLAEPVLTAMSGQQANFHVGGELPIRVVNDGEETYNYKEYGIQLDFTPTVQSNGLISIDIDTEVSEISDTISGALNTRSASTSVELSAYQTLAIAGLLEERTRRQINELPGLGNIPILGALFRSYEYSTSQTELVILVTPMIAQATAAPVATPLDFHQPSSDAEAIFLGRMESLYGVGGAEQGGQFRGSVGFVLD, via the coding sequence ATGCCGCTTCGTCCGAAACTGTCGCGCTTTGCCCGTCTGGATGTCCTCGCCGTGGTGTTGGGCGCGGCGCTGGCGGTTTTTGCGCTCATTGCTCCGGCGCTGGCGGCAACCTCGCCGCATCTGCGCATCGCCCAGAGCGAGATCGGACGCACGCAATATATCGAGATCGGAGTCAACAAGTCGATCATCATAGACCTGCCGGCGGAAGCCGGTGAGGTGATCATCTCCCAGCCCAGCGTCGCCAACGCCATCATGCGCACCAAGACGCGCGCCGTGATCCAGGGCATAGCGGCGGGCGAAACCAACATCTTCTTTCTCGATCCGTCCGGTGCCGGCATCGCGGTGATTGAAATCTCGGTGGCCCAGGATTCTTCGGGCCTTGCCGCCACCATTAATCGACTTTTGCCCGGCGCGCGCGTTCAGGTTCAGTCCTTTGCCAATTCGGTGATCCTTTCGGGGGACGTGCAATCGGGTGACGATATGGAAAAGGCCGTCGCCATTGCCGCCCAATATGTGGGCGGTGAAGCCAATGTCACCAGCGTCATCAACGTTGCCGGCGGCCAGCAGGTCGCGCTCAAGGTCGTGGTGGCCGAAATCAAGCGCGATGCGGCCCAGGCGCTTGGCATCAACCTGTCCGGCTCGCTCTCGGTGGGCGCGGTCGATCTTGATCTCAATTCCTCGCCCCCCGTTGGCGACACCGCTGGCGCTTATACCGGAGCCTTCAGCCAGGGCGGGTTCTCGCTGAACGCTTCGCTGCAGGCGCTTCAGAGCCAGAATGCGCTACGCATGCTGGCCGAACCCGTGCTGACGGCGATGTCGGGGCAGCAAGCCAACTTCCACGTCGGTGGCGAATTGCCGATCCGCGTCGTCAATGACGGCGAGGAGACCTACAACTACAAGGAATACGGCATCCAGCTCGATTTCACCCCGACGGTACAGTCGAACGGGCTGATCTCGATCGATATCGACACCGAGGTTTCCGAAATCTCCGACACGATTTCCGGGGCGCTCAATACGCGCAGCGCTTCCACCTCGGTGGAATTGTCCGCCTACCAGACCTTGGCCATTGCCGGCCTTCTCGAAGAGCGTACGCGTCGCCAGATCAACGAACTGCCGGGTTTGGGCAACATCCCGATCCTTGGCGCGCTGTTCCGCTCCTATGAATACAGCACGTCGCAAACCGAGCTGGTCATCCTCGTCACCCCGATGATCGCCCAGGCCACGGCGGCGCCGGTGGCCACTCCGCTCGATTTCCACCAGCCGTCTTCCGATGCCGAGGCGATCTTTCTGGGGCGCATGGAAAGCCTCTATGGGGTCGGCGGCGCCGAGCAGGGCGGGCAGTTCCGCGGTTCGGTCGGCTTCGTGCTCGATTGA
- a CDS encoding AAA family ATPase — MNFIENEDRGKTPELPAETVSGARLIPRITIQAFCEHSQTAQIIEDTTQDRRMSKVALTTHNGGLDGAVETYRTNPTPNLIIVETTLPADRIEAALGRLAEVCDASTRVIVIGHVNDVMLYRSLIRAGVSEYLVMPATSATIINAIADLFASEGAAPIGRSIGFISAKGGAGASTVAHNVAWAIARSIRQDVLVVDLDLPFGTAGLDFNQDPPQGVADAVFAQDKMDAVMLDRLMSKAANHISLLAAPATLDRTYDLSERSFEQIIELSQKHVPVVILDIPHLWTSWVRHTLAAVDEVVIVAEPDLANLRNAKSIADAVKAMRPTESDPIVVVNKTGIAKRPEIPASEFAASIECRLAGQIGFDPALFGTAANNGQMIAEVSASHKINEIFRSVGMQVTGRADVEASGRSAGLKLPDLFRMRKRA, encoded by the coding sequence ATGAACTTTATTGAGAACGAAGATCGCGGCAAAACACCCGAGCTGCCGGCTGAAACGGTGAGCGGCGCGCGGCTGATTCCGCGCATCACCATCCAGGCGTTTTGCGAGCATTCCCAGACCGCCCAGATCATCGAGGACACGACGCAGGACCGGCGCATGTCCAAGGTCGCGCTCACCACGCACAATGGCGGGCTCGATGGCGCGGTGGAAACGTACCGGACCAATCCAACGCCCAACCTCATCATCGTCGAAACGACGTTGCCGGCCGACCGGATCGAAGCGGCGTTGGGACGGCTCGCCGAAGTTTGCGATGCCTCCACACGGGTGATCGTTATCGGCCATGTCAATGACGTGATGCTCTATCGCAGCCTCATCAGGGCCGGGGTGTCCGAATATCTCGTGATGCCGGCCACCAGCGCGACGATCATCAACGCCATCGCCGATCTGTTTGCATCCGAAGGCGCGGCGCCCATCGGGCGCTCCATCGGTTTCATTTCGGCCAAGGGCGGGGCAGGGGCCTCGACCGTCGCGCACAACGTCGCCTGGGCAATCGCCCGCTCAATCCGGCAGGACGTGCTGGTCGTCGATCTCGATCTGCCTTTTGGCACAGCCGGGCTCGATTTCAATCAGGACCCGCCGCAGGGCGTCGCCGACGCGGTCTTCGCGCAGGACAAAATGGACGCGGTGATGCTCGATCGGCTGATGAGCAAGGCGGCCAACCATATCTCGCTGCTCGCCGCTCCCGCCACGCTCGATCGCACCTACGATCTTTCCGAGCGCAGCTTCGAGCAGATCATCGAATTGAGCCAGAAGCACGTTCCGGTGGTGATCCTCGATATTCCGCATCTGTGGACGAGTTGGGTGAGGCACACATTGGCGGCGGTGGACGAGGTGGTGATCGTCGCCGAACCCGACCTTGCCAATCTGCGCAATGCCAAATCCATCGCCGATGCGGTTAAGGCCATGCGGCCGACCGAAAGCGATCCCATCGTCGTCGTCAACAAGACCGGTATCGCCAAGCGGCCGGAGATTCCGGCGTCCGAATTCGCCGCATCCATCGAATGCCGGCTCGCCGGTCAGATCGGGTTCGATCCCGCCCTTTTCGGCACCGCCGCCAATAACGGGCAGATGATCGCCGAGGTTTCGGCCAGCCATAAGATCAACGAGATCTTCCGCTCGGTCGGCATGCAGGTGACGGGCCGTGCCGATGTCGAAGCAAGCGGCCGCTCGGCGGGCCTCAAGCTGCCGGACCTGTTCCGCATGCGCAAGCGGGCATAG